From Spiroplasma endosymbiont of Diplazon laetatorius:
TAAAAATTTAAAATTACTTGCTCAATATAAATTATTAAAATTTCAACTTAAAATATTAAATGCAAAAAATAATAATAAAAAAATAAGTCGACTAGAATGAAAAAAAGAATTAATTAATGATGAGATAAGAAGTGAAAAAAGATACTTTACTGTATTTAAAAAACTTAACATCAAAAAAGCTCAAATTGAATCAAAAATTGAGAAAATGACAAATGATAAAAAAATTAAGAAATTTGAACAAGTTCTAGTTAAGTTGGACAGAAAAATAAACAAATATGAAAAAGAAATAGAATGAATCAATAACAGAAATGAAATGGATAAAGAAAGATCTTTAGAAATAGGACAACAAGTTATTGAATTAAAAGAAGAGCTTGCAGGATTAGAGAATCCAAGTTCAAAATTGGTTTCTTGATATAACAAAAAAATCAAAGCACTTTCAATTAAAAGAGATAGTTTGCTTGAAGGAAGAAACCAATACAAACTTAGAGTTACTCTCGAAAAACTTGCAACAATGCAAAAAGAGAATCAAGAAAAAAGTGAAGCTAAATACAAACAATTTATGGAAATAAAAAATAAAGTATTTAGAAAAATATCTTTAGTAGAATCAATTGATAAACAAATTAGTTTATTAGATAAAGACGAAGCAAATTATGCTGAAAAATTATCTGATCTACAAATATTAAGAGAACAAAAATTAAATGACGCTAAAGATGATTTAAATTCTAAGTTAAATGATAAAGAACAAAAACTAGAAAAAGTAAACAATTATGTAAAAGCTAAAAAGGATAAATACTTCCCGGATGTTTTACAAGAAGACTATGTTCCTAAATCAAATAGATGAATTAAGAGAAATTGAAAACAATTAACAATGGGTTCAGCGCTTTTAGCTTCATTTTCACTTTTAACAACAGCTTATGTTATGAATAATATTTATGACTTAGTTATTGGAAACTGAGGAAGTTATATAGATCCTGCTTTAATTACTAAATTTGAAAAAGAAACAGGCTATAAAGTTAATTATCAACAATATGACTCAAACGAATCACTTTATAACAAAACTTATACTTTTAGTTACGACATTATGGTTCCAAGTGACTATATGGTGGAGAAATTAGCTACAGAAGGTGCTTTACAACCTATAGATTGATGTAAAGTTAATGTTATAGAAAATCCTATTGATAATTACAAGGAATGTAAAGTTTCTGAAGAACAATTAGAAAAAGAATGACCAGAAAAATTAGAATATGTTGATTCTTTAAAAGAAGTTCATAAAGAAAGTAAATTTAAAGATGCAGAAGGTCTAGAATCAGATTTATTAGATTATTCAATTCCTTGATTTTGAGGGGATGTAAGAATAGTTTTCAATCTTGCAGATTATATTGATGGAAACTTTGTTTATAATGCTGAATTGGTTAAATTCTTAGAAGAAGCTAAAGTAATTGAGGAAAATGAAAAGAAAAATAAAGAAAATGAACCTTACTTGGTTCTGGAAGATAACCTTTCATGAGACATTCTTTGACAAGCAGCAGACAAAGGGTTCAATTTAGCTCTAAATGAAGATCCTAAAAATGTATTTATGTATGGATTCCAAAAATTATACGGAAATGTTGAGGCCGAAGAGGGCTTAACTGTTGGTGAAGGAACTAATGAAAAAGAACTTTCAAAAAAAGCACAAGTGGATGCTGTTTCAAAAGAAATTGAAACACTAATAAGCAA
This genomic window contains:
- the potCD gene encoding spermidine/putrescine ABC transporter permease/substrate-binding protein, giving the protein MKKFIKSSYFLIMMLFIYFPIAIMILFSFNAGNSTTQWSGFSLEWYAALVQNSPFIKSITVSLFVAMVSTIISLIIGMMAVVGLTKIRPKASRNWVRIANIPLVNADVITAVGLMLLFVLAGVKFGIITLIAAHVSFNVPYVIITVLPFMNRIDKNILEASKDLGGNQRQTFYKVILPILTPCIITAAAICFAMSFDDFIISYFTGGGQTNVSTFIYTAKRMQPYINAFGTLLVASIVFIILVWNIIQFSIQKSKDVKLQIKKGEYKIKTISKIENEIKYLQKCLSTGTKIERSKNLKLLAQYKLLKFQLKILNAKNNNKKISRLEWKKELINDEIRSEKRYFTVFKKLNIKKAQIESKIEKMTNDKKIKKFEQVLVKLDRKINKYEKEIEWINNRNEMDKERSLEIGQQVIELKEELAGLENPSSKLVSWYNKKIKALSIKRDSLLEGRNQYKLRVTLEKLATMQKENQEKSEAKYKQFMEIKNKVFRKISLVESIDKQISLLDKDEANYAEKLSDLQILREQKLNDAKDDLNSKLNDKEQKLEKVNNYVKAKKDKYFPDVLQEDYVPKSNRWIKRNWKQLTMGSALLASFSLLTTAYVMNNIYDLVIGNWGSYIDPALITKFEKETGYKVNYQQYDSNESLYNKTYTFSYDIMVPSDYMVEKLATEGALQPIDWCKVNVIENPIDNYKECKVSEEQLEKEWPEKLEYVDSLKEVHKESKFKDAEGLESDLLDYSIPWFWGDVRIVFNLADYIDGNFVYNAELVKFLEEAKVIEENEKKNKENEPYLVLEDNLSWDILWQAADKGFNLALNEDPKNVFMYGFQKLYGNVEAEEGLTVGEGTNEKELSKKAQVDAVSKEIETLISKRNVGLYGDQLMDKVHDKDFDIAVMYNGDLIYAVSDDYEESGGEEESLFSEQKEGFKFSVVSGVPGKEMSTKVNGNLNKESTNLWSDNLVISSGNRHLDATYKFINFIYEKESQKQLINETGMPTGFKEMIEFGKEQGNEWYKWFEPSKKGKAFGFNEKIDNYLVDKFNQIISTKH